In Verrucomicrobiia bacterium, one genomic interval encodes:
- a CDS encoding MarC family protein gives MAASSLFVIVDPLATVPAFLAMTPTDTPQARIKMARLACCVMAGVLIAFSIAGKWIFKFLGITMPAFQVAASLILLLVALDMLRAQRSRVQETHEETAAGVEKTDIAVAPLAIPMLAGPGAISTAILLHNQAANLVQRLGLYGCILLVAFACYLIFRISARGAQWLSPIAMNITVRIMGLLLSAVAIQFMINAIEELRPLWSKG, from the coding sequence CTGGCGGCCAGCTCGCTGTTCGTCATCGTCGATCCGCTGGCGACGGTGCCGGCTTTCCTGGCCATGACTCCCACTGACACACCCCAGGCGCGGATCAAGATGGCGCGCCTGGCCTGTTGCGTCATGGCCGGTGTGCTGATTGCCTTCTCAATTGCCGGCAAATGGATTTTCAAATTCCTCGGCATCACCATGCCGGCCTTTCAAGTGGCCGCCAGCCTCATCCTGCTGCTGGTTGCCCTGGATATGCTGCGCGCTCAACGTTCGCGCGTGCAGGAGACCCACGAAGAAACGGCAGCCGGTGTGGAAAAGACTGACATCGCCGTGGCGCCTTTGGCCATCCCCATGCTGGCCGGCCCGGGGGCGATTTCAACGGCCATCCTGCTGCACAACCAGGCTGCCAATCTGGTCCAGCGCCTCGGGCTCTACGGGTGCATTCTCCTGGTCGCTTTCGCCTGTTATCTCATCTTCCGCATCTCGGCGCGCGGGGCCCAATGGCTCAGCCCCATAGCCATGAATATCACCGTGCGGATTATGGGCCTGCTGCTTTCGGCGGTGGCGATTCAATTCATGATTAACGCCATCGAGGAACTCAGGCCACTTTGGTCGAAAGGCTGA
- the coxB gene encoding cytochrome c oxidase subunit II — MTFPIFPEQASKVAERTDNLYWGLLCLSAAVCLVVFVPMIYFIIKYRNGKPADRRQLHLPEVKMEVTWTIIPMLVFMCFYTWGARNYFLIERPPPNSMPIYVVGKQWMWKIQHPEGKREIDQLHVPVGRMVKLTMTSQDVIHSFFLPEFRVKQDVVPGRYTTEWFQPDKIGTYHIFCSEYCGTSHSHMVGQVIVMSPADYQDWLTRGRPQSSMVQSGGQLFRELGCSGCHMGQSLVRAPPLEGLFGKPVPLNDREVVTADEGYIRDSILFPAKQIVGGYTNDMPSFNKKVSEEQLLQLIAYIKSLGTQSPSIKP; from the coding sequence ATGACATTCCCCATCTTCCCAGAGCAGGCCTCGAAAGTGGCCGAGCGCACCGACAATCTCTACTGGGGCTTGCTTTGCCTCAGCGCCGCTGTGTGTCTGGTCGTGTTTGTCCCGATGATCTATTTCATCATTAAGTACCGCAATGGCAAACCGGCAGACCGGCGGCAACTCCACTTGCCCGAGGTCAAAATGGAAGTTACCTGGACGATTATTCCGATGCTCGTTTTTATGTGCTTTTATACCTGGGGCGCGCGGAACTACTTCCTTATCGAGCGCCCGCCGCCTAACTCGATGCCAATCTACGTCGTTGGCAAGCAATGGATGTGGAAAATCCAGCATCCGGAGGGCAAACGCGAGATAGATCAGTTGCATGTCCCGGTGGGGCGCATGGTGAAGCTGACGATGACGTCGCAGGATGTGATTCACAGTTTCTTTTTACCCGAGTTTCGTGTCAAACAGGATGTTGTGCCGGGACGCTATACCACCGAATGGTTCCAGCCGGATAAGATCGGCACCTACCATATCTTCTGTTCCGAGTATTGCGGCACCTCACACTCGCACATGGTGGGCCAGGTCATCGTCATGAGCCCTGCCGATTACCAGGACTGGCTGACCCGAGGCCGGCCGCAAAGCTCTATGGTTCAGTCGGGCGGGCAGTTGTTTCGCGAGTTGGGCTGCAGCGGTTGTCATATGGGCCAGTCCCTTGTTCGCGCCCCGCCTCTCGAGGGGCTTTTCGGAAAACCCGTCCCTTTAAATGACCGCGAGGTGGTGACAGCGGATGAGGGGTATATCCGCGATTCGATTTTGTTTCCGGCAAAACAGATCGTAGGGGGCTACACCAACGACATGCCTTCGTTTAACAAGAAAGTCAGTGAGGAACAACTGCTGCAACTCATCGCCTATATCAAGAGTCTCGGGACTCAAAGCCCCAGCATCAAACCGTGA
- a CDS encoding type II toxin-antitoxin system HicA family toxin → MRPITGKELCRLLNEAGWTLKRIKGSHHIFGKPGERKIIAVPVHGNQTIKPGLALRIGKDAGISW, encoded by the coding sequence ATGAGGCCGATCACCGGCAAGGAACTCTGCCGGCTGTTGAACGAGGCGGGCTGGACGCTCAAGCGCATCAAAGGCAGCCATCACATTTTCGGTAAACCCGGCGAGCGCAAAATCATCGCCGTGCCCGTTCACGGAAATCAGACCATCAAACCAGGATTGGCCCTCCGCATCGGCAAAGACGCCGGGATTTCATGGTAA
- a CDS encoding cytochrome c oxidase subunit 3 has product MGDAHATVAEQFDDLPQQLEASTLGMWTFLATEILFFGALFLSYIIYRHTYFEAFAEAGRHAKIIHGTINTALLLTSSFTMSLAIHAAQRGRNRPLIGLLLLTMFLGCCFLAVKGLEYKSDIHEHLVPGRHFTHELPAQAQIFWFLYWMMTGVHSLHLAVGIGVLAVVAWMAWREKFSAAYHNPVIISGLYWHFVDVIWVWLYALFYLINRH; this is encoded by the coding sequence ATGGGTGACGCGCACGCGACTGTAGCCGAGCAATTCGACGACTTGCCCCAGCAGTTGGAGGCCTCCACGCTCGGCATGTGGACCTTCCTGGCGACCGAAATCCTTTTCTTTGGCGCGTTGTTCCTGAGCTACATCATCTATCGGCACACCTACTTCGAGGCCTTTGCCGAGGCCGGCCGGCATGCAAAGATAATTCATGGCACCATCAACACGGCTTTGTTATTGACCAGTAGTTTCACCATGTCACTCGCCATCCACGCCGCCCAACGCGGACGTAACCGGCCCCTCATCGGGTTGTTGCTCTTAACGATGTTCCTGGGCTGCTGCTTTTTGGCCGTTAAGGGGCTCGAATACAAAAGTGACATTCACGAACACCTGGTTCCGGGCCGGCACTTCACCCATGAATTGCCGGCGCAAGCGCAAATCTTTTGGTTCCTTTACTGGATGATGACGGGCGTTCACTCGCTGCATTTGGCTGTTGGCATTGGCGTGCTGGCGGTGGTCGCCTGGATGGCATGGCGGGAGAAATTCTCCGCAGCTTATCATAATCCGGTCATCATTTCGGGGCTCTACTGGCATTTTGTAGATGTGATCTGGGTCTGGTTATACGCGCTATTCTACTTAATCAATCGTCACTGA
- the ctaD gene encoding cytochrome c oxidase subunit I produces MSATLPQTDTLEIPKPPQRLLTYFEEGGRTLGSWLLTTDHKRIGILYLYSIVFFFTIAAVAAAMMRMELVTPPGDMVSSETYNKLFTIHGVTMVWFFLIPSIPSVLGNFVVPMMIGARDLAFPRLNLLSWYLFIIGGLLAIYSIAFGGVDTGWTFYEPYSSAFSNTHVVTMVAGIFVAGFSSILTGLNFIVSIHKLRAPGLTWFRLPLFLWSTYATSVILVMATPVLAMTLVLVAAERIWGVGIFDPKLGGDPVLFQHLFWFYSHPAVYIMILPGMGVVSEVIACFARKPIFGYHFVAFSSVAIALIGFFVWGHHMFVSSQSVYAGLVFSLLSYLVAAPSAIKVFNWTMTLYRGRIYLDTPMLYAFAFIGLFTIGGLTGLFLAALGFDVHVTDTYFVVAHFHYIMVGGMVTGFLAGLHYWWPKITGRLYPENLGRLAALIIFIGFNVTFLPQYVVGYLGMPRRYHAYAPEFQVFNVMSSAGASILGVGYLLPLIYLIWSLKHGKKAPPNPWRATGLEWQTPSPPPKHNFAQTPIVTRDPYQYSPEIEEELVHG; encoded by the coding sequence ATGAGCGCCACGCTGCCGCAAACCGACACGCTTGAAATTCCAAAACCGCCGCAGCGCCTCCTCACCTACTTCGAGGAGGGCGGGCGGACGCTTGGTTCCTGGCTGCTGACGACCGATCACAAGCGCATCGGGATTCTCTATCTCTACTCGATTGTGTTCTTTTTTACGATCGCCGCCGTTGCCGCCGCCATGATGCGCATGGAACTGGTCACCCCGCCAGGGGACATGGTCTCTTCCGAAACCTACAACAAGCTTTTTACCATCCACGGCGTCACGATGGTGTGGTTCTTTCTCATCCCCTCCATCCCCTCGGTTCTTGGGAACTTCGTTGTTCCGATGATGATTGGGGCGCGGGACCTGGCGTTTCCACGGTTGAATCTGCTGAGTTGGTATCTATTTATCATCGGCGGTTTGCTTGCCATCTATTCCATCGCTTTCGGCGGAGTCGATACCGGATGGACATTTTACGAGCCCTATAGCAGCGCCTTCTCCAACACCCACGTCGTCACGATGGTTGCCGGGATATTCGTCGCTGGATTCAGTTCGATCCTCACCGGTTTGAATTTCATCGTCAGCATCCACAAGCTGCGCGCCCCCGGATTGACCTGGTTCAGGCTGCCGCTTTTCCTTTGGTCCACGTATGCCACCAGCGTCATTCTCGTTATGGCCACGCCGGTGCTGGCGATGACATTGGTGCTGGTTGCGGCGGAAAGAATCTGGGGCGTGGGCATCTTTGACCCCAAGCTCGGGGGAGACCCAGTGCTGTTTCAACACCTGTTCTGGTTCTATTCGCACCCAGCGGTCTATATCATGATTCTGCCGGGCATGGGCGTTGTGAGCGAGGTGATCGCTTGTTTTGCGCGCAAACCGATTTTCGGCTACCACTTTGTTGCCTTCTCCAGCGTCGCCATCGCCCTGATTGGCTTTTTTGTTTGGGGCCATCACATGTTTGTCAGCAGCCAGTCGGTTTATGCGGGGCTGGTTTTTTCGCTCCTGAGCTATTTGGTGGCGGCGCCATCAGCTATCAAGGTCTTCAATTGGACAATGACTCTCTACCGTGGGCGGATTTATCTCGACACACCGATGCTTTATGCCTTTGCATTTATCGGCCTGTTCACGATAGGCGGATTGACCGGCCTGTTCCTGGCCGCGCTCGGGTTTGATGTCCATGTAACCGATACATACTTTGTCGTAGCCCATTTCCATTACATTATGGTCGGAGGAATGGTAACCGGGTTCCTGGCTGGACTTCATTACTGGTGGCCAAAAATCACCGGGCGTCTCTACCCGGAAAATTTGGGCCGGCTGGCTGCCCTCATCATTTTTATAGGGTTCAATGTCACATTCCTCCCCCAGTACGTCGTCGGATACCTTGGGATGCCTCGCCGCTACCATGCCTATGCTCCGGAGTTTCAGGTGTTCAATGTCATGTCGAGTGCCGGGGCCTCGATCCTGGGGGTCGGTTACCTGCTGCCGCTGATCTATCTGATTTGGTCGTTGAAACACGGCAAAAAAGCGCCACCCAATCCGTGGAGAGCGACCGGCCTCGAGTGGCAGACACCCTCGCCGCCGCCGAAGCATAATTTTGCTCAAACGCCCATTGTTACCCGTGATCCATATCAATATTCGCCGGAGATTGAGGAGGAACTGGTCCATGGGTGA
- the nrfD gene encoding NrfD/PsrC family molybdoenzyme membrane anchor subunit, with the protein MPGKPYPVTLLGYPAEMIGPETTYDQVSDRIVDEPLHHPHQKAWLVGFSIAFAMLMMFGIAIGYLLFNGPGIWGINIPVAWGFAIVNFVWWIGIGHAGTFISAILLLLLQKWRTTINRFTEAMTLFAVICAGMFPLLHLGRPWTFYFILPYPDTMALWPQFRSPLVWDLFAVSTYFTVSLIFWYIGVVPDLATVRDKARTKWKRILYGIGALGWRGSAIHWQNHQSAYLLLAGLATPLVLSVHSVVSFDFSIAQLPGWHSTIFPPYFVAGAIFSGFAMVLNLVIPIRRIYGLQDLITTRTLNNMACVTLVTCWMVAYGYIMEAFMAWYSGDPFDRCMMQDRAFGPYGWVFWTLMALNVVIPQLLWSRWVRTHDIALWFVALSANFGMWVERFVIVVQSLHRDFLPRSWQMFTPTAWDWATLLGSVGLFLTLQFLFIRYIPMISISESRELIAQRKEGKL; encoded by the coding sequence GTGCCCGGCAAACCCTACCCGGTTACCCTGTTGGGTTACCCGGCAGAAATGATCGGGCCGGAGACCACCTACGATCAGGTCAGCGACCGGATAGTGGACGAACCACTCCACCACCCGCACCAAAAGGCCTGGCTGGTTGGATTCTCGATCGCATTTGCGATGCTCATGATGTTTGGAATTGCCATCGGTTATTTGCTATTCAACGGACCCGGCATTTGGGGCATCAACATCCCTGTCGCCTGGGGTTTTGCCATCGTCAACTTCGTTTGGTGGATCGGCATTGGACATGCCGGCACATTCATCTCAGCCATTCTATTGCTCCTGCTCCAGAAGTGGCGCACCACGATCAATCGATTCACCGAGGCGATGACCCTCTTTGCCGTCATTTGCGCCGGGATGTTTCCCTTATTGCACCTGGGCCGGCCCTGGACCTTCTATTTCATTCTTCCCTACCCCGACACGATGGCGCTGTGGCCTCAGTTCCGCAGCCCGCTGGTTTGGGACCTGTTCGCCGTCAGCACCTATTTTACCGTGTCATTGATTTTCTGGTACATCGGGGTGGTGCCGGACCTGGCGACGGTGCGCGACAAGGCGCGAACGAAATGGAAACGGATTCTTTACGGGATTGGCGCTTTGGGCTGGCGCGGCTCGGCTATCCACTGGCAAAACCATCAATCGGCGTACTTGCTCCTGGCCGGACTGGCGACCCCTCTGGTGCTCTCGGTGCATAGCGTTGTGAGTTTCGATTTCTCGATAGCCCAACTACCCGGGTGGCACTCGACCATCTTTCCCCCTTATTTCGTTGCCGGAGCAATCTTTTCCGGTTTCGCAATGGTCCTGAATCTGGTGATTCCAATCCGGCGCATCTACGGGCTACAGGACCTGATCACCACCCGCACGCTCAACAACATGGCCTGTGTCACCCTGGTCACCTGCTGGATGGTGGCTTACGGCTACATCATGGAGGCTTTTATGGCCTGGTACAGCGGCGACCCTTTCGACCGCTGCATGATGCAGGACCGGGCATTCGGTCCGTATGGCTGGGTGTTTTGGACGTTGATGGCCCTCAACGTCGTCATCCCGCAACTGCTCTGGTCCCGCTGGGTTCGCACTCACGACATCGCCCTTTGGTTCGTCGCGCTCTCGGCCAATTTCGGGATGTGGGTGGAACGTTTTGTCATCGTCGTCCAAAGCCTGCACCGGGATTTTCTGCCCCGGAGTTGGCAGATGTTCACCCCGACGGCGTGGGATTGGGCCACCTTGTTGGGCAGCGTCGGTCTGTTCCTGACATTGCAGTTCCTCTTCATCCGGTACATCCCCATGATTTCCATTTCTGAATCCCGCGAGCTGATCGCTCAACGAAAGGAAGGGAAACTATGA
- a CDS encoding prolyl oligopeptidase family serine peptidase: MRDFCELLVVLGVACRIIAAAEAPASAPNQPPATKKDDTVETYWGVNVPDPYRWLESADAPDVKQWIEAQNTYTERALSSFPQGAAIAKRVQALSLTSTQRSQPELVAGRLLFFQQTPPQPQPVLVSQSWPKGEAKVLVDPNQTPGVAITGYWPSPDGQFVAFGTAEGGSEATTLHVVEVATGKPLSDSLPYAGGGTTPQGVAWDADSKGFVYVRLPLPGTVPAKDEQFYAALFHHALGAPSSDDALSFGKDLSPVAEYSFTLSSLGHHTAMMVHFGDGNPALVYLRTPGAWQEVLGPEANVRAAEDAVTEGGAATWLEDRLLVISYQDAPRGKLLAINPGGGVTTLVPQGGEAMHAVYAVKGGFLIVWVAGPDWRLDQYNADGSFVRRVPLPRNGIGIGAIAASSQSPVALVSYSGWKFPNRWGQFDTRHGTLRTIFSVQPAADYSRLRTFRLTALSKDGTRIPVTVVAMAGIKPDGRRPAILYGYGGYGIVVPPHFMGPDLAWLERGGVYALANIRGGSAYGEGWHEAGMLGNKQNDFDDFYAAARALVQKHWTDPAHLGILGGSNGGLLMGAELTQHPDAYRAVVSFVGIYDMLRAELWPNGRYNISEYGTVTKNQDFEWLYAYSPLQHVRPGVAYPAVLLVTGVNDPRVAPWQSRKFAAALQAATSSDQPILLLTRMNEGHGVTASFSQRVGNTADALLFFAHELDLNGNLPK; the protein is encoded by the coding sequence ATGAGAGACTTTTGTGAGTTGCTTGTGGTTTTGGGAGTTGCCTGCCGAATCATCGCCGCGGCCGAAGCGCCTGCGTCTGCGCCAAACCAGCCGCCCGCTACAAAGAAGGATGACACTGTCGAAACTTACTGGGGAGTGAACGTGCCCGACCCGTACCGTTGGCTGGAGTCTGCCGATGCTCCCGACGTGAAGCAGTGGATCGAAGCTCAGAACACTTACACCGAGCGCGCCCTCTCAAGCTTTCCCCAGGGCGCAGCGATCGCCAAGCGGGTTCAGGCTCTGTCACTAACCTCCACACAGCGTTCGCAACCGGAGTTGGTTGCTGGCCGGCTGCTCTTTTTCCAACAGACCCCCCCGCAGCCACAGCCAGTGCTCGTTTCCCAAAGCTGGCCCAAGGGTGAGGCGAAGGTCCTGGTGGACCCGAACCAAACGCCCGGTGTTGCCATCACCGGCTACTGGCCCTCGCCAGACGGGCAGTTCGTTGCCTTCGGCACTGCCGAGGGAGGAAGCGAGGCGACCACGCTCCACGTCGTTGAGGTCGCCACGGGCAAGCCCCTCTCCGACAGCCTGCCGTACGCTGGGGGCGGCACTACCCCTCAGGGCGTGGCTTGGGACGCCGACAGCAAGGGCTTTGTCTATGTGCGCCTGCCTTTGCCCGGCACGGTTCCAGCCAAAGACGAGCAGTTTTACGCCGCGCTCTTTCATCACGCGCTTGGCGCTCCATCCAGCGATGACGCCCTCTCCTTCGGAAAGGACCTCTCTCCGGTCGCAGAATATTCCTTTACGCTCTCCAGTCTGGGCCACCATACCGCGATGATGGTGCATTTCGGAGATGGCAATCCCGCCCTTGTGTATCTGCGCACACCTGGCGCATGGCAGGAAGTGCTCGGCCCCGAGGCCAACGTGCGCGCAGCCGAGGACGCCGTTACGGAGGGCGGCGCAGCGACCTGGTTGGAGGACCGCCTCCTCGTCATCTCTTACCAGGATGCGCCGCGGGGCAAACTCCTTGCCATTAACCCTGGGGGTGGCGTGACCACTTTGGTGCCACAAGGCGGGGAGGCGATGCATGCCGTTTATGCCGTCAAAGGCGGCTTTCTAATCGTGTGGGTAGCCGGACCAGACTGGCGGCTCGACCAGTATAATGCCGACGGCAGCTTCGTGCGCCGTGTTCCGCTGCCAAGGAACGGTATCGGGATCGGCGCCATAGCCGCTTCGAGCCAATCGCCCGTTGCCCTGGTTTCCTATTCGGGTTGGAAATTTCCAAACCGCTGGGGCCAATTCGACACCCGGCACGGCACGCTCAGAACCATCTTCTCCGTCCAACCCGCAGCCGACTACTCGCGCCTTCGCACCTTCCGGCTGACGGCCCTTTCCAAGGACGGCACCCGCATCCCGGTCACCGTCGTCGCAATGGCGGGGATAAAACCGGATGGAAGGCGTCCGGCAATTCTCTATGGTTATGGTGGTTATGGCATCGTGGTGCCGCCGCATTTCATGGGGCCTGATCTAGCCTGGCTCGAGAGAGGCGGGGTGTACGCGCTGGCTAACATCCGCGGCGGCAGTGCCTACGGCGAGGGTTGGCACGAGGCCGGCATGCTGGGCAACAAGCAGAACGATTTCGACGATTTCTACGCCGCAGCGCGCGCGTTGGTTCAAAAGCACTGGACCGACCCTGCTCATCTCGGCATCCTCGGCGGCTCGAATGGCGGCCTCCTGATGGGGGCCGAACTCACCCAGCACCCGGACGCATATCGCGCCGTGGTAAGCTTTGTCGGGATTTACGACATGCTCCGGGCCGAGCTCTGGCCCAATGGCCGCTACAACATCAGCGAGTATGGCACCGTGACGAAGAACCAGGATTTCGAATGGCTCTATGCCTACTCTCCCTTGCAGCATGTCAGACCAGGTGTTGCCTACCCGGCTGTCCTGCTCGTCACGGGTGTGAACGACCCGCGTGTGGCGCCGTGGCAGTCCCGCAAGTTTGCCGCCGCCCTTCAAGCTGCGACCTCCTCCGATCAGCCGATCCTTCTGCTGACGCGCATGAACGAAGGCCATGGCGTCACTGCTTCGTTCAGCCAACGTGTTGGCAACACCGCCGATGCCCTCCTCTTTTTCGCTCACGAGCTCGATCTGAACGGCAATCTGCCAAAGTGA
- a CDS encoding SCO family protein: protein MKNRTQRPKLAFLLVILALFSAAAWAKTLSDDDLAQIRFDQKLDARISLNLPFRDEQGTPIQLGQYFGQKPVLLVLGYYKCPMLCTLVLNGMVESAADMRWSIGREFEVVDVSINPSETPALAAAKKRTYTKRYGRSGAALGWHFLTGNEPAIRQLAGEVGFRYVYDPVSKEFAHPSGLVILTPDGTISKYLFGVTFAPKDLYGALKDASYKQVGSPIQQLILLCFHYNPITGKYSRSIIVILRVLGIATILGLFALVVLLICRAPVGKTNSVATAPLPAVSAHLRHTSESPHTTAAEGSP, encoded by the coding sequence ATGAAAAACAGAACGCAACGCCCGAAACTCGCTTTTCTGCTTGTAATCCTGGCGTTATTTTCCGCTGCCGCTTGGGCTAAAACACTCTCCGATGATGATCTGGCTCAAATCCGTTTCGACCAAAAGCTGGACGCTCGCATTTCCTTGAACCTGCCCTTCCGCGACGAGCAAGGAACCCCTATTCAGTTGGGTCAATACTTCGGCCAAAAACCGGTGCTGCTCGTTCTAGGTTATTACAAGTGCCCGATGCTCTGCACCTTGGTGCTGAACGGGATGGTGGAAAGCGCAGCCGATATGCGTTGGAGCATTGGTCGCGAGTTTGAGGTGGTGGATGTGAGCATTAACCCAAGCGAGACCCCAGCGCTTGCCGCCGCCAAAAAACGCACCTATACCAAGCGTTATGGCCGTTCCGGCGCAGCCCTGGGCTGGCATTTTTTAACGGGAAACGAACCCGCCATCCGGCAATTGGCCGGCGAGGTCGGATTCCGGTATGTCTATGATCCCGTCTCGAAAGAATTCGCGCATCCAAGCGGATTGGTAATCCTGACACCCGACGGCACTATCTCGAAGTACTTATTCGGAGTCACCTTTGCGCCGAAGGACCTCTATGGCGCCTTGAAGGATGCCTCTTACAAGCAGGTCGGTTCGCCTATTCAACAGTTGATTCTGCTGTGCTTTCATTACAACCCAATCACCGGCAAGTACAGCCGCTCGATCATCGTCATTCTGCGCGTGCTCGGCATCGCAACGATCCTGGGTCTTTTTGCGTTGGTTGTCCTCCTGATCTGTCGCGCGCCGGTTGGCAAAACAAATTCGGTGGCGACTGCGCCTCTGCCAGCCGTTTCAGCCCATTTAAGGCACACATCAGAATCTCCGCACACCACCGCCGCCGAAGGCTCCCCATGA
- a CDS encoding type II toxin-antitoxin system HicB family antitoxin, with protein sequence MTFKAVIHPEPTGGYWGEVPALPGCYSQGETVEELLANLREAAAGCLEVLTEEGRSPDPEVEVAELAL encoded by the coding sequence ATGACATTCAAAGCTGTCATCCATCCTGAACCAACCGGCGGCTACTGGGGGGAAGTGCCTGCCCTGCCAGGCTGTTACTCCCAAGGCGAGACAGTGGAGGAACTGCTCGCCAACTTACGCGAGGCCGCCGCCGGCTGTCTCGAAGTCCTGACTGAGGAAGGCCGCTCACCTGACCCCGAAGTGGAAGTCGCCGAACTTGCCCTATGA
- a CDS encoding cytochrome c — protein sequence MASRPLVAHTVARGHLDADEAFYTGKIGTNLVETFPYPITRQVLERGRERFDIYCSPCHGRTGDGNGIVVQRGFPAPPSYHIDRLRQAPVGHFFDVITQGYGIMYSYAARVEPADRWAIAAYIRALQKSHDATLAEVPPQQRAGLKEVK from the coding sequence ATGGCCTCACGCCCCCTGGTAGCTCACACGGTGGCTCGCGGGCATTTGGACGCAGACGAGGCGTTTTACACAGGCAAGATTGGCACCAACCTGGTCGAAACCTTTCCCTATCCAATCACCCGGCAAGTGCTTGAACGGGGCCGGGAGCGATTTGACATCTATTGCTCGCCTTGTCATGGGCGCACGGGTGATGGCAACGGCATAGTTGTTCAGCGCGGGTTTCCCGCGCCCCCCTCCTATCATATCGATCGGCTCAGACAGGCGCCGGTTGGTCATTTTTTCGATGTCATCACTCAAGGCTACGGCATCATGTACTCCTACGCGGCGCGAGTCGAACCGGCCGATCGCTGGGCCATTGCCGCTTATATCCGCGCCTTGCAGAAGAGCCATGACGCAACCCTGGCCGAGGTGCCGCCTCAGCAACGGGCTGGACTGAAGGAGGTAAAATGA
- a CDS encoding DUF3341 domain-containing protein: MNPEQRSAILGFPSETPITTEEKALYGLMAEFEEHDELLEAAKRAYAAGYREMDAYSPFPVEGLAEALGHEHSIVPLFTLVGGMAGGLGGYFMEWYSMARLYPLNVGGRPHNSWPNFIPVTFELTVLIASLTALVTMLVLNRLPQPHHPVFNVPEFRRASIDRFFLCIETEDPRFEREGTWRFLEGLGPMKVSEVWDE; the protein is encoded by the coding sequence ATGAACCCGGAACAACGCAGCGCCATCCTGGGATTCCCTTCCGAGACCCCAATCACAACCGAGGAGAAAGCACTCTACGGTTTGATGGCTGAGTTCGAAGAGCATGATGAATTGTTGGAGGCGGCCAAACGCGCTTATGCCGCCGGTTACCGGGAAATGGACGCCTATTCTCCTTTCCCGGTTGAGGGGCTGGCCGAGGCCCTTGGACACGAGCACAGCATTGTGCCCTTGTTCACGCTGGTGGGGGGGATGGCCGGGGGGCTGGGGGGCTACTTTATGGAATGGTACTCGATGGCTCGCCTCTACCCGCTCAATGTGGGCGGACGTCCTCACAATAGCTGGCCCAATTTCATTCCGGTGACGTTCGAGTTGACCGTGCTCATCGCTTCGTTGACGGCGCTGGTGACCATGCTCGTCCTCAACCGGCTCCCTCAGCCGCATCATCCGGTGTTCAACGTTCCGGAGTTCCGGCGCGCCTCAATCGACCGCTTCTTTCTGTGCATTGAAACCGAAGACCCGAGATTTGAGCGGGAGGGGACCTGGAGATTTCTCGAGGGCTTAGGACCGATGAAGGTTTCGGAGGTATGGGATGAGTGA
- a CDS encoding cytochrome C oxidase subunit IV family protein, giving the protein MTPLNPPIVSPKTYVWVWIVLLLLLLLNWGLAQLDLGPFNLVATLAIPVVQMLLMLLFLMHVRFNPPLTWVFAAAGFIWLIIMFDLTLSDYLTRGSVPGMLRKSWEHGAWPAPTKEQPALGQPSPPGPAK; this is encoded by the coding sequence ATGACACCGCTCAATCCGCCGATCGTTTCGCCCAAAACCTATGTTTGGGTTTGGATAGTTTTGTTGTTGTTGCTGCTGCTCAACTGGGGCCTGGCGCAACTTGACCTCGGCCCCTTTAACCTGGTTGCCACCCTGGCCATACCCGTTGTCCAAATGCTCCTGATGCTGCTATTCCTCATGCACGTGCGCTTTAATCCGCCCTTAACGTGGGTTTTCGCGGCCGCCGGTTTTATCTGGCTGATCATTATGTTCGATCTGACCTTGAGCGATTATCTCACGCGCGGCAGTGTCCCTGGCATGCTGCGCAAAAGTTGGGAACACGGCGCCTGGCCGGCGCCCACAAAAGAACAGCCAGCCCTTGGCCAGCCTTCGCCTCCGGGACCGGCAAAATAA